Proteins from a single region of Nakamurella deserti:
- a CDS encoding matrixin family metalloprotease, with the protein MTMTSPHRSDTTTDPHISSPGTAPVPIPGRDLMRPHRHIDAPTTVLATGDTGDQVAALHAYLTRFGYFPNPGIRTGNLLFRPVMAFGPGDSTTYDDATATAVGQFQQQHGLPVTGAVDEATLELMGRPRCGFPDQPVVGGDGIAPFVAQGNRWTSHQVSYHFNGFSPDLSQADQRAALRGAFDRWAAVCPLDFTENPVTGDIRISWVNGDHGDGSPFDGPSGVLAHCFYPPPNGGDIAGDCHFDDAETWSVSTPPTGIDLPTVALHELGHGLGLNHSADPDAVMYAYYGGPRRELRADDIAGIRSIYGARLRWASLGGIVSDARVADNADGRMEVFVRGADNALWHIWQTAPSNGWGGWSSLGGVIQGAPTVGRNADGRLEVFARGTDGALWHRWQTAPNGTWSGWESLGGGIFQPVVSSNADGRLEVFVKGLDGALWHIWQVRPNGTWSGWESLGGVLGSTVAVDRNQDGRLEVFVRGTDGALYHQWQVAPNGTWSGWASLGGVITEAPAVGRNADGRLEVFARGTDGALWHLWQVAPNGTWSGWASLGGGITLPAVRANADGRLEVFVRGGDGALWHIWQLVPNGGWGGWSSLGGLQTEGPTVGRNADGRLEAFVRGGDGALWHTWQSTPNGVWN; encoded by the coding sequence ATGACGATGACGTCACCGCACCGATCCGACACCACCACCGACCCGCACATCAGCTCCCCGGGAACGGCACCCGTGCCGATCCCCGGCCGCGATTTGATGCGACCCCACCGTCACATCGACGCCCCCACCACCGTTCTCGCGACCGGCGACACCGGTGACCAGGTCGCCGCCCTGCACGCGTATCTCACGCGGTTCGGCTACTTCCCCAACCCCGGCATCCGCACGGGGAACCTGCTGTTCCGCCCGGTGATGGCGTTCGGCCCCGGCGACTCCACCACCTACGACGACGCGACGGCGACCGCCGTCGGCCAGTTCCAGCAGCAGCACGGCCTGCCGGTCACCGGCGCGGTCGACGAGGCCACCCTGGAGCTCATGGGCCGGCCGCGCTGCGGCTTCCCCGACCAGCCGGTCGTCGGCGGCGACGGGATCGCGCCGTTCGTCGCCCAGGGCAACCGCTGGACCTCCCACCAGGTCTCCTACCACTTCAACGGCTTCTCACCCGATCTGAGCCAGGCCGACCAGCGTGCCGCCCTGCGCGGCGCCTTCGACCGGTGGGCGGCGGTCTGCCCGCTGGACTTCACCGAGAACCCGGTGACCGGCGACATCCGGATCTCCTGGGTCAACGGCGACCACGGCGACGGATCGCCGTTCGACGGTCCCAGCGGTGTGCTCGCGCACTGCTTCTACCCGCCGCCCAACGGAGGCGACATCGCCGGCGACTGCCACTTCGACGACGCCGAGACATGGTCGGTCAGCACCCCGCCCACCGGGATCGACCTGCCCACCGTGGCGTTGCACGAGCTCGGCCACGGTCTCGGCCTCAACCACTCCGCCGACCCGGACGCGGTGATGTACGCCTACTACGGCGGTCCCCGACGCGAACTGAGGGCCGACGACATCGCCGGTATCCGGTCCATCTACGGTGCGCGGCTGCGCTGGGCGTCTCTCGGCGGCATCGTCTCCGACGCCCGGGTGGCCGACAACGCCGACGGGCGCATGGAGGTGTTCGTCCGGGGTGCCGACAACGCGCTCTGGCACATCTGGCAGACCGCCCCCAGCAACGGATGGGGCGGCTGGAGCTCCCTCGGCGGCGTCATCCAGGGTGCGCCGACCGTGGGGCGCAACGCCGACGGTCGGCTGGAGGTCTTCGCGCGCGGCACGGACGGCGCGCTGTGGCACCGCTGGCAGACCGCGCCGAACGGCACCTGGAGCGGCTGGGAATCCCTGGGCGGGGGCATCTTCCAGCCGGTGGTGTCGAGCAACGCCGACGGCCGGTTGGAGGTGTTCGTGAAGGGCCTCGACGGTGCGCTCTGGCACATCTGGCAGGTCCGCCCGAACGGCACCTGGAGCGGCTGGGAGTCTCTCGGCGGCGTTCTCGGCAGCACGGTCGCCGTCGACCGGAACCAGGACGGCCGGCTGGAGGTGTTCGTCCGCGGCACCGACGGCGCGCTGTACCACCAGTGGCAGGTGGCCCCGAACGGCACCTGGAGCGGCTGGGCGTCCCTCGGCGGCGTGATCACCGAGGCGCCCGCGGTCGGCCGTAACGCCGACGGACGGCTCGAGGTCTTCGCCCGCGGCACCGACGGTGCCTTGTGGCACCTCTGGCAGGTCGCCCCGAACGGCACGTGGAGCGGCTGGGCGTCCCTCGGCGGCGGCATCACCCTCCCGGCGGTCCGCGCCAACGCCGACGGACGGCTCGAGGTGTTCGTCCGGGGCGGTGACGGTGCGCTGTGGCACATCTGGCAGCTGGTCCCGAACGGCGGCTGGGGTGGCTGGTCGTCGCTCGGCGGCTTGCAGACCGAGGGACCCACCGTCGGTCGCAACGCCGACGGCCGACTCGAGGCGTTCGTCCGGGGCGGCGACGGCGCGCTCTGGCACACCTGGCAGAGCACACCGAACGGGGTGTGGAACTGA
- a CDS encoding class I SAM-dependent methyltransferase → MGASGSGGPIPPRPTPRPWPGEADRLAAEAVAAGDPTGWFDRLWSRARDGETTMPWDSREPQPLLAGWTADRPPGWRPASAVVVGCGLGADAEHVAALGVPTVAFDVSATAVELARRRYPRSAVDYRHADLFAPPASWHRAFELVVDVYTVQALPREVRAAATAAVAGLLAPGGRLVLTVFAARPDDDLTAGPPWPLTETDVAAFTDLLEPVTVERLPSERAPGRLFWRAVFRRPAD, encoded by the coding sequence ATGGGTGCTTCCGGCAGCGGCGGCCCGATCCCGCCCCGCCCGACGCCGCGGCCGTGGCCCGGCGAGGCGGACCGGCTCGCGGCCGAGGCGGTCGCGGCGGGCGACCCGACGGGCTGGTTCGACCGGCTCTGGAGCCGGGCCCGGGACGGCGAGACCACGATGCCGTGGGACTCCCGTGAACCGCAGCCGCTGTTGGCCGGATGGACGGCCGACCGGCCACCGGGATGGCGGCCGGCATCGGCCGTGGTGGTGGGCTGTGGGCTGGGAGCCGACGCCGAACACGTCGCCGCCCTCGGTGTCCCCACCGTCGCCTTCGACGTCTCGGCCACGGCCGTGGAACTGGCCCGTCGGCGGTATCCACGCTCGGCGGTGGACTACCGCCACGCCGACCTGTTCGCGCCGCCCGCATCCTGGCACCGGGCCTTCGAACTGGTCGTGGACGTCTACACCGTCCAGGCCCTGCCGCGCGAGGTCCGCGCCGCGGCCACGGCGGCGGTGGCCGGGCTGCTGGCCCCCGGCGGCCGCCTGGTGCTCACCGTGTTCGCCGCCCGGCCGGACGACGATCTCACGGCCGGTCCGCCGTGGCCGCTCACCGAGACCGACGTCGCGGCCTTCACCGACCTGCTCGAGCCGGTCACGGTCGAGCGGCTGCCGTCGGAGCGCGCTCCCGGACGGTTGTTCTGGCGGGCGGTGTTCCGCCGCCCGGCCGACTGA
- a CDS encoding YfbM family protein produces the protein MSVTARYLMINQDELTALLDSGVDLLDDVRTLERDPAHEVLDLGSLWDALHFVITGVSASTPLDDDPISDAIVGVQLFFEDDDADFIAFTPAPDLPALIAGLKAVDVPARGRAFTPTAAERVEAYPDGIFDGDREDLVSRLFTAVESLIDFYERAAASGRHVIVSIV, from the coding sequence ATGTCGGTCACCGCGCGGTATCTCATGATCAACCAGGACGAGCTGACCGCCCTGCTGGACTCCGGCGTCGACCTGCTCGACGACGTCCGCACGCTCGAGCGCGACCCGGCCCACGAGGTGCTCGATCTCGGATCGTTGTGGGACGCCCTGCATTTCGTCATTACGGGGGTGAGTGCGTCGACCCCGTTGGACGACGACCCGATCAGCGACGCCATCGTCGGGGTGCAGTTGTTCTTCGAGGACGACGACGCCGACTTCATCGCCTTCACCCCGGCCCCCGACCTGCCCGCGCTGATCGCCGGTCTGAAGGCCGTGGACGTGCCGGCCCGCGGCCGTGCCTTCACCCCGACGGCGGCCGAACGCGTCGAGGCCTACCCGGACGGGATCTTCGACGGTGACCGGGAGGATCTGGTCAGTCGGCTGTTCACCGCTGTGGAATCCCTGATCGACTTCTACGAGCGGGCCGCCGCGTCGGGTCGGCACGTGATCGTCAGCATCGTCTGA